Proteins encoded together in one Candidatus Thermoplasmatota archaeon window:
- a CDS encoding nitroreductase family protein yields the protein MELKEAIRKRRSIRAFKAGKIEDKEILEILENAVLAPSAGNLQSWEFVVVKSDEQKEKLARAALGQYFIAEAPFVLVVCANQARSGAHYGRRGYELYSIQDTAACIQNILLLATDKGLGTCWVGAFDENEVRK from the coding sequence ATGGAGCTAAAGGAAGCTATTAGGAAGAGGCGTAGTATAAGAGCGTTCAAGGCAGGCAAAATAGAGGATAAAGAAATTTTAGAAATTCTGGAAAATGCAGTTTTAGCGCCTTCCGCAGGCAATTTACAGAGCTGGGAGTTTGTAGTTGTAAAGAGCGACGAGCAGAAGGAAAAGCTGGCAAGAGCTGCGCTGGGACAGTATTTCATTGCAGAAGCTCCTTTCGTGCTCGTGGTATGCGCCAATCAAGCCAGAAGCGGCGCTCATTACGGGAGAAGGGGGTACGAGCTTTATTCTATCCAAGATACCGCGGCATGCATTCAAAATATATTGCTATTGGCTACTGACAAAGGGCTTGGCACTTGCTGGGTAGGCGCTTTCGACGAAAACGAAGTTAGAAAA